One region of Flavobacterium sp. GSB-24 genomic DNA includes:
- a CDS encoding PAS domain-containing protein: MKNTGSDDFLQRNSVPILAWDFHYEYLNELKGLATDLEKVNQISNQYTWDEEKLNIQERIKEEVVVVTDLDFKIVFASSGIKKMTGYKQEEILGQTPKMFQGPATSKKDLKEIREALKKKIPFEKTLENYRKNGQTYKCKIDAFPVFNLNGEVSHFIAFEKQDLSA; this comes from the coding sequence ATGAAAAATACAGGCTCTGATGATTTTTTACAACGAAATTCAGTTCCAATTTTAGCTTGGGATTTTCACTATGAATATCTAAATGAACTAAAAGGATTGGCTACAGATTTGGAGAAAGTAAATCAAATTTCAAATCAATATACTTGGGACGAAGAAAAACTCAATATACAAGAAAGGATCAAAGAAGAGGTAGTTGTAGTTACGGATCTAGATTTTAAAATAGTTTTCGCTTCAAGCGGTATCAAAAAAATGACAGGCTATAAACAGGAAGAAATTTTGGGTCAAACGCCAAAAATGTTTCAGGGACCTGCAACCTCTAAAAAAGATTTAAAAGAAATTAGAGAAGCCTTAAAAAAGAAGATTCCTTTTGAAAAAACACTGGAAAATTATAGAAAAAATGGACAGACTTATAAATGTAAAATAGATGCTTTTCCTGTTTTTAATCTAAATGGCGAAGTATCGCATTTTATAGCTTTCGAAAAGCAGGATTTAAGTGCTTGA
- a CDS encoding SDR family oxidoreductase: MTKISILGCGWLGFPLAKKLIENGNSVKGSTTSKNKLSILENAGITPFLVTIEADEVSENIDTFLAESEILIIDIPPKLRGNQDFSTTLKMTFVRKIQNLIPFIEKSSVSKVLFVSSTSVYGDDNELVTDETIANPETESGRQLLLAEKILLNNPNFETTILRFGGLIGEDRHPVKFLAGKENLENPDAPVNLIHQNDCISIIEEIIKQSKWNEVFNAAAPFHPTREEYYTQKAKEQNLVLPKFSFEMSNIKKVISSEKIETILNYKFDLKEY, encoded by the coding sequence ATGACAAAAATTAGTATTCTAGGCTGCGGATGGCTCGGATTTCCCTTAGCAAAAAAGTTAATTGAAAATGGAAATTCAGTCAAAGGGTCAACAACTTCAAAAAATAAGCTTTCAATTCTGGAAAATGCTGGAATCACTCCGTTTTTGGTTACCATTGAAGCCGATGAAGTTTCTGAAAACATTGATACTTTTTTAGCGGAAAGCGAAATCTTAATTATTGATATTCCGCCAAAATTGAGAGGAAATCAAGATTTCTCTACTACGCTCAAAATGACATTCGTGAGAAAAATACAAAATCTAATTCCGTTTATAGAAAAATCGAGCGTTTCAAAAGTACTTTTTGTGAGTTCAACTTCTGTTTATGGAGATGATAACGAATTGGTTACAGATGAAACCATAGCAAATCCCGAAACAGAAAGCGGCAGACAACTGCTTTTAGCAGAAAAAATTCTTCTAAACAATCCAAACTTCGAAACTACAATTCTACGTTTCGGCGGATTGATTGGCGAAGACCGTCATCCAGTTAAGTTTTTAGCTGGAAAAGAAAACCTTGAAAATCCAGATGCGCCTGTAAATTTAATTCATCAAAATGATTGCATTTCAATCATAGAAGAAATCATAAAACAGTCTAAGTGGAATGAGGTTTTTAATGCTGCTGCACCTTTCCATCCAACAAGAGAGGAATATTATACACAAAAAGCAAAAGAACAAAACTTAGTTTTGCCGAAATTCAGCTTTGAAATGTCAAATATTAAAAAGGTCATTTCGAGTGAAAAAATCGAAACTATTTTAAACTATAAGTTTGATTTAAAAGAATATTAA
- the dinB gene encoding DNA polymerase IV yields the protein MSETPTYRKIIHIDMDAFYASVEQMDNPELRGKPVAVGGSENRGVVSAASYEARKFGVRSAISGVLAKRYCPEIIFVRPRFDRYKEISSKIHKIFHDYTDLVEPLSLDEAYLDVTQNKKGNPSASLLAQEIRTRIFNEVGLTASAGISVNKFVAKIASDYNKPNGQKTVNPDEVEAFLEDLPIRKFYGVGKVTTEKMYQLGIFTGTDLKSKSLEFLEKHFGKSGAFYYNVVRGIHNSEVKSSRITKSVAAEHTFDVNLSSEIFMMEQLERIAVSLERRLKRHDISGKTITLKIKYSDFSQQTRSKTLPYFISDKSLIMENIEELLYQEKMKDSVRLLGISLSNLNTEIKKAVAVQLKFTF from the coding sequence ATGTCTGAAACACCAACATATCGCAAAATTATTCATATCGATATGGATGCATTTTACGCATCGGTCGAGCAGATGGATAATCCAGAATTGCGCGGCAAACCTGTTGCGGTTGGCGGATCAGAAAATAGGGGAGTCGTTTCGGCGGCAAGTTATGAAGCGCGAAAATTTGGTGTGCGAAGTGCCATAAGCGGCGTTTTGGCTAAGCGATATTGTCCAGAAATTATTTTTGTGCGTCCGCGATTTGACCGTTACAAAGAGATTTCGTCAAAAATTCATAAAATTTTCCACGATTACACCGATTTGGTTGAACCTCTTTCGCTAGACGAAGCTTATTTGGATGTTACCCAAAATAAAAAAGGAAATCCCAGCGCGAGTTTATTGGCGCAGGAAATTCGAACAAGAATTTTTAATGAAGTTGGTTTAACAGCTTCTGCGGGTATTTCTGTCAATAAATTTGTGGCTAAAATTGCAAGTGATTACAATAAACCAAACGGGCAAAAGACGGTAAATCCAGATGAAGTTGAAGCTTTTTTAGAAGACCTGCCAATTCGTAAGTTTTACGGAGTTGGAAAAGTGACTACAGAAAAAATGTACCAGCTTGGCATTTTTACAGGAACTGATTTGAAAAGTAAATCGTTAGAATTTTTGGAGAAACACTTCGGAAAATCTGGAGCGTTTTATTACAATGTAGTTCGAGGTATTCATAACAGCGAAGTAAAATCCTCTCGAATCACTAAATCTGTTGCCGCAGAACACACTTTTGATGTAAATCTTTCTTCTGAAATCTTTATGATGGAGCAATTGGAACGAATTGCAGTTTCACTAGAAAGGCGTTTGAAAAGGCACGATATTTCGGGTAAAACCATAACACTTAAAATTAAATATAGTGATTTTTCGCAGCAGACGAGAAGTAAAACCCTGCCGTATTTTATTTCTGATAAAAGTTTGATTATGGAAAACATAGAAGAATTATTGTATCAGGAAAAAATGAAAGATTCTGTACGCCTCCTCGGAATTTCTCTAAGTAATTTAAATACTGAAATTAAAAAAGCAGTTGCTGTTCAGTTAAAATTTACTTTTTAA
- a CDS encoding nucleoside recognition domain-containing protein codes for MVLSRFWLTIFISSIVFIVVSLFTANTYTIDSVLNGKKDDPVLVSEKYVEELPAFIKDSIQKAPDQTMIINRDTLNADTTYVYKNKTVKIFSGLQKSDGLLPTCKSTLVDLILPLIAYLAFFCGLMELLIISGASGKLAKALSPVFVKVFPTIPKNHPSISYMTLNFAANFLGLDSAATPFGLKAMESLQEINPDKDKASDAQIMFMCLHASGLTLIATSIIGYRAAANATNPADVMLPCIITSFIGTIAAFLIVGIKQKINFKSASLLIGLMGLIAAIVGLLMYVNHLDLIGKNYFTSNLSGLILLAIIAFTLIFSFRHEQKFKDANTTVFDTFVVGANNGVKTGVTIFPYVLGMLVAISLFRNSGLFEIISDGIGFVFSNLGVSKEITNALPVAMLRPFSSAGSRGFLIDSMNTFGADSLTARLSSIFQCSAESTFYVIAVYFGSVNIKNTRYALGTMLLVDLICVITAIFVATWFF; via the coding sequence ATGGTATTAAGTAGATTTTGGTTAACGATTTTTATTTCTTCGATAGTTTTTATTGTAGTCAGTTTGTTTACTGCTAATACTTATACTATTGATTCTGTTTTGAATGGAAAGAAAGATGATCCTGTTTTAGTATCTGAAAAATACGTTGAAGAACTTCCTGCTTTTATCAAAGACAGCATACAAAAAGCACCAGATCAAACCATGATTATCAATCGTGATACGCTGAATGCCGACACAACTTACGTTTATAAAAACAAAACTGTAAAAATTTTTAGCGGACTTCAGAAATCAGATGGTTTACTGCCTACTTGTAAAAGCACTTTGGTCGATTTAATCTTACCACTTATTGCTTACTTGGCTTTTTTCTGCGGATTAATGGAACTTTTGATTATTTCTGGAGCTTCAGGAAAATTAGCTAAAGCTTTGAGTCCGGTATTTGTAAAAGTATTCCCGACTATTCCTAAAAACCACCCTTCGATTTCCTATATGACCTTAAACTTTGCTGCGAATTTCTTAGGATTAGATTCGGCTGCAACTCCGTTTGGACTTAAAGCCATGGAAAGTTTACAGGAAATAAACCCCGATAAAGACAAGGCGAGCGATGCACAGATCATGTTTATGTGCCTTCACGCGTCTGGTTTAACTTTAATTGCAACTTCAATCATTGGTTACCGCGCGGCTGCAAATGCAACGAATCCAGCCGATGTAATGCTGCCTTGTATCATTACTTCATTCATTGGTACTATTGCCGCTTTCTTAATTGTCGGAATCAAACAAAAAATCAACTTTAAAAGTGCTTCGCTTTTAATTGGGTTGATGGGTTTAATCGCTGCAATTGTTGGTTTATTGATGTACGTGAATCATTTGGATTTAATCGGAAAAAATTATTTCACTTCTAACCTTTCAGGATTAATACTTTTGGCAATTATTGCTTTTACGCTGATTTTTTCATTCAGACACGAGCAAAAATTTAAAGATGCCAACACTACTGTTTTTGACACTTTTGTAGTTGGAGCAAATAATGGAGTTAAAACTGGAGTAACGATTTTCCCTTATGTATTAGGAATGTTAGTCGCAATCTCATTATTCAGAAACAGCGGTTTATTCGAAATTATTAGTGACGGAATTGGATTTGTATTTTCAAATTTAGGTGTAAGCAAAGAAATTACAAATGCGCTTCCTGTGGCAATGCTTCGCCCGTTTAGTTCGGCTGGATCAAGAGGATTTTTGATTGATTCTATGAATACTTTTGGAGCAGATTCGTTGACAGCAAGATTAAGCAGTATTTTTCAGTGTAGTGCCGAAAGTACATTCTATGTTATTGCAGTTTATTTCGGATCTGTAAACATCAAAAACACACGCTATGCATTAGGAACAATGCTTTTAGTTGATTTGATTTGTGTAATTACTGCGATTTTTGTTGCGACTTGGTTCTTTTAA
- a CDS encoding fumarate hydratase, whose product MIDFIYQDPYPILKDDTQYRKITSDFVKVEQFGEREVLTVDPKGLELLAEEALTDVSFMLRTSHLKKLRKILDDPEATDNDRFVAYNLLQNASVAAEGQLPSCQDTGTAIVMAKKGESIFTGVDDAEWLSRGIFNTYQKRNLRYSQIVPISMFEEKNSGSNLPAQIDIYAKKGTSYEFLFMAKGGGSANKTYLYQQTKSLLNEKSLDEFIRTKIKDLGTSACPPYHLALVIGGTSAEANLSAVKKASAGYYDNLPTSGNMAGQAFRDFEWEERVQKICQESAIGAQFGGKYFTHDVRVIRLPRHAASCPVGLGVSCSADRNIKGKITKDGIFVEQLETNPKQFLPETAPHLEAPVEIDLDQPMADILAKLSQYPVKTRLKLNGTVIVARDIAHAKIKELLDAGKPMPEYFKNHPVYYAGPAKTPDGMASGSFGPTTAGRMDVYVDEFQKNGGSMIMLAKGNRTKQVTDACNKYGGFYLGSIGGPAAILAQDNILKVEVVDFEELGMEAVRKITVKDFPAFIITDDKGNDFFANL is encoded by the coding sequence ATGATTGATTTTATATACCAAGATCCTTATCCGATCTTAAAGGATGATACGCAGTACCGCAAAATCACCTCAGATTTTGTGAAAGTGGAACAATTTGGAGAACGTGAAGTTTTAACGGTTGATCCAAAAGGTTTAGAATTATTGGCTGAAGAAGCTTTGACAGATGTTTCGTTTATGCTGCGAACGAGTCATTTGAAAAAACTAAGAAAAATTCTTGATGACCCAGAAGCTACAGATAACGATCGTTTTGTAGCGTACAATTTACTTCAAAATGCATCTGTTGCTGCCGAAGGTCAGTTACCAAGCTGTCAAGACACTGGAACTGCAATTGTAATGGCCAAAAAAGGCGAAAGTATTTTTACTGGTGTTGATGATGCAGAATGGTTAAGCCGAGGAATTTTTAATACGTACCAAAAAAGAAATTTACGTTATTCGCAGATTGTCCCGATTTCGATGTTCGAAGAGAAGAATTCAGGTTCTAATCTTCCTGCTCAAATTGATATCTATGCTAAAAAAGGAACTTCTTACGAATTCTTGTTTATGGCAAAAGGAGGAGGATCTGCAAACAAAACTTATTTATACCAGCAGACAAAATCTTTGTTGAATGAAAAATCGTTAGATGAATTCATCCGCACAAAAATAAAAGATTTAGGAACGTCTGCTTGTCCACCATACCACTTAGCTTTGGTTATTGGCGGAACTTCTGCAGAAGCTAACTTAAGCGCTGTTAAAAAAGCATCTGCAGGATATTATGATAATCTTCCAACATCAGGAAATATGGCTGGTCAGGCTTTCCGTGATTTTGAGTGGGAAGAACGTGTTCAGAAAATCTGCCAGGAAAGTGCAATTGGTGCTCAATTTGGAGGAAAATATTTCACGCATGACGTTCGCGTAATTCGTTTGCCGCGTCACGCAGCTTCTTGCCCAGTTGGATTGGGAGTTTCTTGTTCTGCCGATAGAAATATTAAAGGAAAAATTACAAAAGACGGAATTTTTGTTGAACAGTTAGAAACAAATCCAAAACAATTTTTACCAGAAACAGCTCCGCATTTAGAAGCACCTGTAGAAATTGATTTAGATCAGCCAATGGCAGATATTTTGGCAAAATTATCTCAATATCCAGTTAAAACACGTTTAAAATTAAACGGAACTGTTATTGTTGCCCGAGATATTGCACACGCAAAAATCAAAGAATTATTGGACGCTGGAAAACCAATGCCCGAATATTTCAAAAATCACCCTGTTTATTATGCAGGTCCTGCAAAAACGCCAGACGGAATGGCTTCTGGAAGTTTCGGACCAACAACTGCCGGCCGTATGGACGTTTATGTTGATGAATTCCAAAAAAATGGAGGAAGCATGATTATGCTGGCCAAAGGAAACCGTACGAAACAAGTTACAGATGCCTGCAACAAATACGGCGGATTCTATTTAGGTTCTATTGGAGGTCCAGCTGCGATTTTGGCTCAGGATAATATCTTAAAAGTTGAAGTAGTTGATTTTGAAGAATTAGGAATGGAAGCGGTTCGTAAAATCACCGTAAAAGATTTCCCTGCATTCATTATCACCGACGATAAAGGAAATGATTTTTTTGCGAACTTATAA
- a CDS encoding 3'-5' exonuclease, whose product MIEKINLNNILFLDIETVPEEENFNSLDAEMQSLWDLKTQYQRKDDFSAEEFYERAGIWAEFGKIICISVGFFTIKGDIRNFRVTSFFGEEKKILKDFSNLINNHFNQPQHLLCGHNSKEFDIPFIARRMIINQMPIPDKLNLFGKKPWEIPHLDTLELWKFGDYKHFTSLKLLTKILGVPSPKGDIDGSQVAHVYYVEKDIDRIVTYCEKDTIAVAQIFLRLRREDLLIDDEIIHV is encoded by the coding sequence ATGATTGAAAAAATAAACCTTAACAACATTTTATTTCTTGATATAGAAACCGTTCCAGAAGAAGAAAATTTCAATTCGCTTGACGCAGAAATGCAGTCATTATGGGATTTGAAAACGCAATATCAGCGAAAAGACGATTTCTCTGCAGAAGAATTTTACGAACGTGCTGGAATTTGGGCCGAATTTGGAAAAATCATTTGTATCTCGGTTGGCTTTTTTACCATTAAAGGTGATATTCGAAATTTTAGGGTTACTTCCTTTTTTGGTGAAGAAAAGAAGATTTTGAAAGATTTTTCGAATCTCATTAATAATCATTTCAATCAGCCGCAGCATCTTTTGTGCGGTCACAATTCAAAAGAATTTGATATTCCGTTTATTGCAAGAAGAATGATTATTAACCAAATGCCAATTCCGGATAAACTGAATTTATTTGGAAAAAAACCTTGGGAAATTCCACATTTAGATACTTTAGAATTATGGAAGTTTGGCGATTATAAACATTTTACTTCCTTAAAGCTATTAACCAAGATTCTCGGTGTCCCATCGCCAAAAGGCGATATTGATGGAAGTCAAGTTGCCCATGTCTATTATGTCGAAAAAGATATTGATCGAATTGTAACTTATTGCGAAAAAGATACAATTGCTGTAGCACAGATTTTCCTTCGTTTGCGACGCGAAGATTTATTGATTGATGATGAGATTATTCATGTGTAG
- a CDS encoding methylated-DNA--[protein]-cysteine S-methyltransferase: METVYINSPLGITKIIGDENGIAVISVSDVGSNEVSKEIPEVLQKAVSQLNEYFEGKRTDFDLKLNPKGTEFQQKVWKSLLEIPFGKTVSYMDQTKKLGDVKAIRAVASANGKNPLWIVVPCHRVIGTNGSLTGYAGGLSRKKWLLEHENPSAQQSLF, encoded by the coding sequence ATGGAAACAGTCTACATCAATTCGCCTTTAGGAATCACCAAAATTATTGGAGATGAAAATGGTATTGCTGTAATTTCAGTTTCTGATGTAGGGTCAAATGAAGTTTCAAAAGAAATTCCAGAAGTTTTACAAAAGGCCGTTTCTCAGTTGAATGAATATTTTGAAGGCAAAAGAACCGATTTTGATCTCAAACTAAATCCAAAAGGAACCGAGTTTCAGCAGAAAGTCTGGAAATCTTTATTAGAAATTCCATTTGGGAAAACAGTAAGTTATATGGACCAAACCAAAAAATTGGGAGATGTAAAGGCGATTCGCGCTGTAGCTTCGGCAAATGGTAAAAATCCGTTATGGATTGTTGTTCCCTGTCACCGCGTTATTGGAACAAATGGATCGCTAACAGGCTACGCCGGCGGATTGTCCCGCAAGAAATGGCTTTTGGAACACGAAAACCCATCTGCACAACAAAGTTTATTCTAA
- a CDS encoding M28 family peptidase, with the protein MRKNQTSILAIACVLALLGIIYITMMPQGISKDDEALAEFSTERALNQVEIIAQKPHYVGSTNHELVANYLKLELNRIGLETSVQEGFTLNDKGILVKSKNILARIKGTNNTKALLLLSHYDSAPHSFSKGASDDASGVATILEGVRAFLYSKHPQKNDIIILFSDAEELGLNGAALFVNQHPWAKDVGLALNFEARGSSGPSYMLMETNKGNEALVREFSKAKTSHPVSNSLMYSIYKMLPNDTDLTVFREQGNIQGFNFAFIDGHFNYHTQQDDVQHLNKTTLAHQGTYIMPLLKYLTNIDLNQTESTQDDVYFSAPFSFISYPFAWVMPMTLIAFGLLVLFIFIGKVKRIITFREIFRGFVPLLGSIIIAGLVTFLGWKLILEIYPQYSDLLNGFTYNGHAYIGAFVTLSIAICFAFYHHFSEAKITMNHFVAPLLLWIIINAFLANSLTGAGFLIIPVYFGVLLFGIFVFTQHYSLGVNLLFSIPALAIVAPFIVMFPIGLGLKILFGSAVLTVLLFGLLLPIFGDFARKGVWTVVFFLVSISFFIYAGYHSDYEYGKAKSNSLLYVYNADNNSAVWTTYDTNLDEWTKSYLGEKNKNAVGLNKLPLASKYNTTFTHSAIAPVVDIPKPTIQFLRDSVIGNNRYLKIKITPNRKVNRYDIYANPKMTFYNFKANGVSTLGEKGNRLQREDSKILRYYVVGNEPLVMDFYINKSSIFDMDLIESSFDLMSNPLFNIKPRENWMMPTPFVLNDAVLIQQKIKRYVAPIKPIEPVIVKDSLAIPKDSIKPVAVPQ; encoded by the coding sequence ATGAGAAAAAACCAAACCTCAATTCTAGCCATAGCCTGTGTCTTAGCTTTATTAGGCATTATATACATTACCATGATGCCTCAAGGAATTTCTAAAGACGATGAAGCGCTTGCGGAATTCTCAACCGAGAGAGCGCTTAACCAAGTAGAAATTATTGCACAGAAACCTCATTATGTCGGGTCAACCAATCACGAATTAGTTGCCAATTACCTTAAACTCGAACTAAACAGGATAGGCTTAGAAACTAGCGTTCAGGAAGGTTTTACTCTAAATGATAAAGGTATTTTAGTAAAGTCCAAAAACATTTTGGCCAGAATTAAAGGAACTAACAATACAAAAGCCCTTTTATTGCTTTCACATTATGACAGTGCACCGCATTCTTTCTCAAAAGGTGCAAGTGACGATGCTTCTGGTGTTGCCACAATTTTAGAAGGAGTTCGTGCTTTTTTATATTCGAAACATCCTCAAAAAAATGATATTATAATATTATTTTCTGATGCCGAAGAATTAGGTTTAAATGGAGCTGCATTATTCGTCAATCAGCATCCTTGGGCAAAAGATGTTGGTTTGGCATTAAACTTTGAAGCTCGAGGATCTTCTGGCCCTAGTTATATGTTAATGGAAACCAATAAAGGAAACGAAGCGCTGGTTAGAGAATTTTCTAAAGCAAAAACTTCACATCCCGTTTCCAATTCGTTGATGTACAGTATTTACAAAATGCTTCCTAATGATACTGACTTAACTGTTTTTAGAGAACAAGGCAATATTCAAGGTTTCAATTTTGCTTTTATCGATGGGCATTTCAACTATCACACACAGCAAGACGATGTACAGCATCTAAACAAAACTACTTTAGCACATCAAGGTACTTACATAATGCCTTTGCTGAAATACTTAACCAATATTGATTTAAATCAGACAGAATCTACTCAAGACGATGTTTATTTCAGTGCTCCATTTTCATTTATCAGTTACCCATTTGCTTGGGTAATGCCAATGACATTAATTGCTTTCGGATTATTAGTTTTATTTATCTTTATTGGAAAAGTAAAAAGAATAATCACTTTTAGAGAAATTTTTAGAGGATTTGTACCGCTTTTAGGTTCAATTATAATCGCTGGTTTGGTGACATTTTTAGGATGGAAATTGATATTGGAAATTTACCCTCAATATTCTGATCTTTTAAATGGTTTTACCTATAATGGACACGCTTACATTGGAGCATTTGTAACTTTGAGCATTGCAATTTGTTTTGCTTTCTATCATCATTTCTCTGAGGCCAAAATCACAATGAATCATTTTGTGGCACCTTTACTGCTTTGGATTATCATCAATGCATTTTTAGCAAACAGCTTGACAGGTGCTGGTTTCTTAATTATTCCAGTTTATTTCGGAGTACTTTTATTCGGAATATTTGTTTTTACACAACATTATAGTTTAGGCGTCAATCTGCTTTTTAGTATTCCTGCTTTAGCAATCGTTGCTCCATTTATAGTAATGTTCCCAATTGGGTTAGGACTTAAAATTCTATTTGGAAGTGCTGTTTTAACTGTTTTATTATTTGGATTGCTACTGCCAATATTTGGAGATTTCGCAAGAAAAGGTGTTTGGACAGTTGTTTTCTTTTTAGTTTCGATTTCATTTTTCATTTACGCAGGATATCATTCTGATTATGAATACGGAAAAGCCAAATCTAACAGCTTATTATACGTTTACAATGCTGATAATAATTCTGCAGTATGGACAACTTATGACACAAATTTAGACGAATGGACCAAATCTTATTTGGGCGAAAAGAATAAAAATGCCGTTGGTTTAAATAAGCTTCCTCTTGCGAGCAAATACAATACAACTTTCACTCATAGCGCAATTGCTCCGGTTGTCGATATTCCGAAACCAACAATTCAATTCTTAAGAGACAGCGTTATTGGAAATAATAGATATTTGAAAATCAAAATTACTCCTAACCGAAAAGTAAATCGATACGATATTTATGCTAACCCTAAAATGACCTTTTACAACTTTAAAGCCAACGGCGTTTCAACTTTAGGAGAGAAAGGCAATCGTTTACAACGAGAAGACAGTAAAATTCTACGTTATTATGTTGTCGGAAATGAACCGCTTGTAATGGATTTTTACATCAACAAATCGTCTATTTTTGATATGGATTTAATAGAAAGCTCATTTGATTTAATGAGCAATCCATTATTTAATATTAAACCCAGGGAAAACTGGATGATGCCGACTCCTTTTGTTTTAAATGATGCCGTTTTAATACAGCAGAAAATAAAAAGATACGTAGCACCAATAAAACCTATTGAACCTGTTATTGTTAAAGACAGTCTAGCTATTCCAAAAGACAGCATAAAACCAGTCGCAGTACCACAATAA
- a CDS encoding winged helix DNA-binding domain-containing protein encodes MTYSEISHHRLVSQKLYKTSNLSPQEIVQHLGAMQAQDYAMAKWAVGSRCNATEKEIEEAVNSAKIIRTHILRPTWHFVSAEDIYWMLELSAPQVKRFTAAAAKKYGFDAKKLDQINNSIEKLLAGKNHLTRDEIMQELDIKKSSKEDFLSAAIMMNAELDSLVCNGEMKGKQITYALLEERVPKSKTKLTKEEGLAKLAQRYFESHGPATALDFSWWSGFSPTICNKAINAIELQLSSIPIDNQTYWFKKDHSDLDTFRESVHFLPAFDEILISYKTREASILQEHQSLAFTNNGIFKPIILENGKVIGTWKRTIKKDHAKIETQFFNETESSKKAILFEGIKAFENYLETKVVIE; translated from the coding sequence ATGACTTATTCTGAGATTTCACATCATCGTCTTGTTTCACAAAAACTGTATAAAACAAGTAATCTTTCGCCACAAGAAATTGTACAGCATTTGGGTGCTATGCAGGCTCAGGATTATGCTATGGCAAAATGGGCCGTTGGTTCTCGATGCAATGCAACTGAAAAAGAAATCGAAGAAGCGGTAAATTCTGCAAAAATCATTAGAACACATATTCTTCGTCCGACCTGGCATTTTGTTTCTGCTGAGGATATTTATTGGATGTTAGAACTTTCGGCTCCACAGGTGAAACGTTTTACTGCGGCGGCGGCTAAAAAATATGGTTTCGATGCTAAAAAACTAGATCAGATTAACAATTCTATCGAGAAGTTATTGGCAGGAAAGAATCATTTAACGCGCGACGAAATTATGCAGGAACTTGATATCAAAAAAAGTTCGAAAGAAGATTTCCTCAGCGCGGCCATTATGATGAATGCAGAACTTGACAGTTTAGTGTGTAATGGAGAAATGAAGGGTAAACAAATTACATATGCTTTGCTTGAAGAAAGAGTTCCAAAATCTAAAACCAAATTGACAAAAGAAGAAGGTTTGGCGAAATTAGCTCAGCGTTATTTTGAAAGTCACGGTCCAGCAACAGCATTAGATTTTTCCTGGTGGTCGGGCTTTTCGCCTACAATTTGCAACAAAGCAATAAATGCAATTGAGTTGCAATTAAGCTCAATACCTATTGATAATCAGACTTATTGGTTCAAAAAAGATCATTCAGATCTGGATACCTTTCGCGAAAGCGTGCATTTTCTCCCAGCATTTGATGAGATTCTTATTTCATACAAAACCCGTGAAGCTTCTATCCTGCAAGAACATCAAAGTTTAGCTTTTACCAATAATGGCATTTTTAAACCTATTATTCTTGAGAACGGAAAAGTAATTGGAACTTGGAAACGAACTATTAAAAAAGATCACGCCAAAATAGAAACACAGTTTTTTAATGAAACCGAGAGTTCTAAAAAAGCCATTTTATTTGAAGGAATTAAAGCTTTTGAAAATTATCTGGAAACAAAAGTTGTTATTGAATAA